The following DNA comes from Ornithobacterium rhinotracheale DSM 15997.
ATGCTACGAGCATAAAACTCGCGGGGTAGGTAACCGTGAATTTAGCCCTAGAAATTGTAACTTCTCGGTCTTCGAGTGGCTGGCGCATCACTTCTAGAACACTGCGTTGAAATTCGGGTAATTCGTCCAAAAATAAAACGCCATTGTGGGCTAAAGAAATTTCGCCTGGCTGTGGGTAGCTACCACCGCCCACCAAGGCTACATCTGAGGTGGTGTGGTGTGGCGAAGTGAACGGGCGTACAGTCATAAGCGATGAATTTTTCTTTAATTTTCCTGCCACCGAATGAATTTTGGTTGTTTCCAAGGCTTCGCTCAATGTGAGTGGTGGCAAAATCGATGGAATTCGCTTGGCGAGCATAGTTTTTCCACTACCTGGCGGACCGATGAGTAGAATGTTGTGTCCTCCAGCGGCGGCAATTTCCATGGCGCGTTTTACATTTTCCTGCCCTTTGACATCGGCAAAATCAAACGGAAATTGATTGATGGATTTAAAAAATTCTTTTCTGGTGTCAAATTCCACTAAATCTAGCGGAGTGCCTTGGTCAAAAAAGTCGATAACCTCTTTGATATTGCTCACGCCATAAACTTCAAGATTATTAACTACGGCAGCCTCCATGGCATTTTCCTTGGGCAGAATAATGCCTTTAAAGCCTTCTTTTCTCGCTTGAATGGCGATAGGCAAAACACCTTTGATGGGCAAAACATTTCCGTCGAGCGACAATTCGCCCATGATTAAATAATCTTCTATATTTTCTGCTTGTATTTGTTTAGAGGCAGTGAGAATCCCCATGGCAATGGTTAAGTCATAAGCCGATCCTTCTTTTCGTATGTCGGCAGGAGCCATATTGATGATGATTTTTTGTCGAGGGATTTTGTAGCCAATGTTTTGTAGTGCGGCACTTATTCGGTGGCTACTTTCTCGCACGGCACTATCGGGCAGTCCTACAATGAAATAGCCCGTTCCCTTATCCACATTAGTCTCTACCGTAATGGTCGTTGCGTCGATGCCATAGATGGCACTTCCGTAAGTTTTTACAAGCATAAATGTTTAATTCAAATAAAAAATTTTGCCCAAAATACGGAAAAAATAATTAAAATGTGGATTCTTTGGTTTTTAATTACTAAATTGGGAGCGTCTTAGATTTTGAAACTATGAAGGAATGGAGTTTTAAATACGAAATCTTTTCATCTGAAAAAGAGCTTAGTAGCGAAGATAAAATGCTTTTAGCCAAAGCTAAAGAAGCCAAAGATAGAGCTTATGCACCTTATTCTAAATTTCAGGTAGGTTGCTCGCTTTTGCTAGACAATGGAGAGGTTTTTACAGGGAATAATCAAGAGAATGCCGCATATCCCAGCGGATTGTGTGCCGAGCGTGTCGCCATTTTTGCTGCCAAGAGCCAAAATCCTGATGCTGTGGTGAAAAAGATCTTTATCACTACAAGTGCCGAAAATATGAAAGAAGCAATTTCACCTTGTGGCGCTTGTCGACAAGTTTTGGTGGAATATGAGAAAAATCAATTTTCCAAGATTGAAATTTATTTTCAAGGAGCAGAAGCCCAAATAATCAAGCTGTTTAGCGTTTGCGACTTATTGCCATTTACATTTCATTCAGAGATGTTAGGGGAATAGTTTTGTAGTTTTAAACCTAAAAGCGTAAATTTGTGCGATTATATAAACACATTGTAAAAGTTATACATAAATAATATGAAAGAAATAACCAAAGAGACCTACTTAAAGTGGTTCGAGGAAATGACCTTCTGGAGACGTTTTGAAGATAAATGTCGTTCCATGTATTTGAAACAAAAAATTAGAGGCTTTTTGCACTTATATAATGGGCAAGAGGCGATTCCTGCAGGACTTTCGCAGGTGATGGACATGGAAAAAGATAAGATGATTACAGCTTATCGTTGCCATGTTTTGCCAATGGCGATGGGTGTAGATCCTAAAAGAATTATGGCTGAACTCTTTGGAAAAGTAGATGGAACTTCTCATGGTATGGGAGGGTCTATGCACGTGTTTAGCAAAGAGCACAACTTTTTTGGAGGACACGGTATCGTAGGTGGACAAATTGCACTAGGTGCTGGTATTGCTTTCGCAGATAAATATTTTGAAAGAGGAGGAGTTACTTTCTGTTTCATGGGAGACGGCGCTACAAGACAAGGTTCTTTACACGAAACATTCAACATGGCTATGAACTGGAAATTGCCAGTAGTTTTCATTTGTGAAAACAACCAATATGCAATGGGTACTAGTGTTAAGAGAACTGCAAATCACGAAGATATTTATAAATTAGCTGACGGGTACGAAATGCCTTCTCAACCAGTAGATGGTATGGATCCTGTAAAAGTGGCAGAAGCTGCTTACGAAGCTATCGAAAGAGCAAGACGCGGAGACGGACCTACTTTCTTAGATATCAAAACTTACCGATACAGAGGACACTCAATGTCTGATGCTGAGCCTTACAGAACTAAAGAAGAGGTAAATAAATACAAAGAGCAAGATCCAATTTTACTTGTTCAACACAGAATTTTAGAAAACGGATGGGCGACTGAAGAAGAGTTGAACAAAATTACCGACGAGCAAATCAAAAAAGTAGACGAGTGTGTTGATTTTGCAGAAAAATCTCCATTCCCAGAAGTAGAACAAATCTACTCTATGGTTTACGAACAAGAAAATTATCCATTCTTAGATAAAGTAGAAAATCAATAAAACTATGGCTGAAATTATAAAAATGCCAAGATTGAGCGATACCATGGAAGAAGGTAAAGTGGAATCTTGGAACAAAAAAGTAGGAGATAAAGTATCATACGGCGACATCTTAGCCGAAATCGAAACAGATAAAGCGGTTCAAGAATTTGAAACAGATGTAGAAGGTACTCTTTTATACATCGGTGTAGAGGCTGGTCAAGCAGCACCAGTTGATAGTATTTTAGCTATCATCGGTGCAGAAGGCGAAGACATCAGCGGTTTGGTAAGCGGTGGAGGTGCTAGCCAATCAGCACCAGCTCAAGAAGCTGCCGCTCCTGCAGAAGAACCACAAGCGGAAGCTGCACCAGCGGCTGAAGTTCCAGAAAATGTAACTATCGTTTCTATGCCAAGATTGAGCGATACCATGGAAGAAGGTAAAGTAGAATCTTGGAACAAAAAAGTAGGAGATAAAGTATCATACGGCGACATCTTAGCCGAAATCGAAACAGATAAAGCGGTTCAAGAATTTGAAACAGATGTAGAAGGTACTTTATTATATATAGGTGTAGAAGCTGGGCAATCAGCACCAGTTGATAGCATTTTGGCAATCATCGGACCTGAAGGAACAGATGTTTCTGCAATCGTAGCAGGAGGTGGTGCAAAACCAGCTGCTAAAGCGGAAGCTCCAAAGGCTGAAGCACCTAAGCAAGCTGCTCCAGCACAAGAGAAAAAAGAAACTCCAGCGCCTGCTGCTCCAAAAGCACAAGCTACCAACAATTCAGGTAGAGTATTTATTTCTCCATTGGCTAAAAAATTGGCTGATGAAAAAGGATACGATATCAATCAAATTCAAGGTACAGGAGACAACGGAAGAATCATCAAAAAAGATGTTGAAAACTTTACTCCACAAGCTGCTGCGGCTAAGCCAGCTGTTGCTGGTCCAGTTGCATTGGAAGTAGGAGAAGATACTGTAATCCCTAACTCTCAAATGAGAAAAGTGATTGCTAAGCGTCTTTCTGAAAGTAAATTTACAGCACCACACTACTACTTAACCATTGAAGTAGATATGGATAATGTGATGGCGGCTCGTAAGCAAATCAACCAAATTCCAAATACAAAAGTATCTTTCAACGATATCGTATTGAAGGCTACTGCTATGGCTGTGAAAAAACACCCAGTGGTAAATTCAACTTGGAAAGATAACGAAATCGTACAATACGCTGCTGTAAACATCGGTGTTGCAGTTGCTGTTCCAGATGGGCTTGTAGTACCTGTAGTGAAAAATACAGATTTAAAATCATTATCTCAAATTTCTGCTGAGGTAAAAGATTTAGCTACAAGATCAAGAGATAGAAAAATCAAAGCTGATGAGATGGAAGGTTCTACCTTTACAGTTTCTAACCTAGGAGCTTACGGTGTAGAAAGCTTTACATCAATCATCAATCAGCCAAACTCTTGTATCCTTTCTGTAGGTGCGATTGTAGAAAAACCAGTTGTTAAAAACGGACAAATCGTAGTTGGTCACACAATGAAACTTTGTTTAGCTTGCGATCACAGAACTGTGGACGGAGCAACTGGAAGTACTTTCCTACAAACTTTAAAACAATACTTAGAGACTCCAATGTCTATGCTTGTGTAGTTTTAAGTATTAATTATACCCAAAAGAGCAGTGCTTATTGTGCTGCTCTTTTTTTATGATTAAAGAATTTGGAGCTAAAATCAAAATTTTAATTATTTTAGCCAAATGAAAAAACTATTTCAAGTTTTAAAAAAGGTATTTTTATCGATTTTATTATTTTTCGTATTGTATTTTGTTGCAGTACTAATCGGAGGGAATATAAAGTGCAATACTGATCATCATTCAGCCGAGGAAGTAACGATTTATCTGCTCAGCAATGGTGTGCATACAGATTTTGTGGTGCCAATAAAAAATGAAATATATGATTGGCAAACGCTAATTTCTCCAGAGGACACCAAGGGAGGTTATCGTGATTATACCTATGTAGCAATCGGCTGGGGAGACAAAGGTTTTTATATGGAAATCCCAACATGGAGTGATTTAACGCCGAGGATTGCTGCCCGTGCAGCTTTTGGAATAGGCGGAACAGCAATGCATACCACTTATTATAAAAATATAGTGCCAGATGGCAAGGAAACAATCGAAGTTAAAATTAGCAAAGCTGAATATAAAAAATTAGTAGATAAAATTGTAAACTCCTTTCAACTGCAAAATGGCAAATCGATTCAAATAAAAACCGATGCAACTTATGATATAGATGATGCCTTTTATGAAGCCAAAGGAAAATACAGTATTTTTTACACCTGCAACACATGGCTTAATCAAGTGTTGAAAGAGGTGGGGCTACCCTCTTGTTTATGGGCAGTTTTGTCAAATGATATAATGAAAGTTTACCAATAACGATGTTGAAATATTTTAAGAACTTACCAAAAGATAAGCTGATAAAGCAATTCAAAGCGGCATGCATTGCCGAGGGCATTACCTGTATTTTACTATATTTAGTAGCCATGCCCATCAAGTACCAATGGGGTATTTTTTGGCAAATGATTCCTATCGGAATTTTGCATGGGATCATGTTCACTTGGTATTTATTGCTTGTAAACGATGTAAGAAAAGCACTCAATTGGGACGATGAAGACTTTGTTTTTGCCATATTAGCGGCATTTTTTCCCTTTGCAAGTTTTTGGGTTGAAGTGGATTTAGTCAAAAAAAGAATGGAATAAGCCTAAGAATATTTTTTATTTCCAAAAATAAATCTTAGCTTTGCAGTCCGAAATTTTATAAAAATTATATAGAAATGTACGCAATTGTAGAGATAGCCGGGCTTCAATACAAAGTTGAGCAAGACCAGCAGTTGTATGTGAACCGTTTGAAAGGTGAAGCAGGAGAAACAATCGTTTTAGACAAAGTGCTTTTAACTGATAATGGTAGCGTAACTGTAGGCGCCCCAGTTATAGATGGTTTAACCGTTGAGGCAAAAATCGTTGAACACGTAAAAGGAGACAAAGTTGTAATCTTCAAAAAGAAAAGAAGAAAAGGTTACAAAAAGAAAACTGGTTTCCGTGCTTCATTAACTAAAATCGAAATCCTTTCAATCGGAGGAGTAAAAGGTGAAAAACCAGCTAAAAAAGCGAAAGCTACACCTGCTAAATCATCAGCTAAAGTTAAAAAAGATGATTTAACAATCGTAGAAGGAATCGGACCAAAAGTTCAAGAATTATTCAACGAAAACGGAATCAGCACTCTTGAAGAATTGGCTGCTAAGAAACCAGAAGAATTAAAAGCGATCCTTGAACCAAAAGGAGGTATCTACGCTGCTATGGACACAGAAACTTGGCCAAAGCAAGCACAAATGGCTGCCGAAGGTAAAATCGAAGAGCTTAAAGCTTGGCAAGATGAGCTTAAAGGCGGAAAATAAACATAAAACAACTTAATCTAAAAACTAAACTAAAATGGCACACAAGAAAGGAGTTGGTAGTTCTAAGAACGGTCGTGAATCAGAATCTAAACGCCTTGGCGTAAAAATATTTGGTGGACAAAACGCAGTTGCAGGTAACATTATCGTGCGTCAGCGTGGAACTAAACACCACCCAGGTAACAATGTAGGAATCGGAAAAGATCACACATTATTTGCTTTGGTAAATGGTAAAGTAGTTTTCACTAAAAAGAGAGACAATCGTTCATATGTATCGGTTGAGCCGTATGTAGACTAATTACTACTAACTATAAAAAAGTCAATAGCCACTCCGCAAAGAGTGGCTATTTTTGTATCGTTTCATGTAGAAATTAATTATATTTGAAAAAAATTAAATATGAGTACAATTAACTGGGAAAATGTTGAAAAATTTAATTTTACCGATATTACCTACAAAAAATGTAATGGCGTAGCAAGAATTGCGTTTAATCGTCCAGAGGTGAGAAATGCGTTTCGACCTAAAACCACCGCTGAGTTGTTACAAGCTTTTCATGATGCACAGGAGGATACTTCTATAGGGGTAGTTTTATTGAGCTCCGAAGGGCCTTCGTCCAAAGATGGCGTTTACTCTTTCTGTAGTGGAGGCGACCAAAAGGCGAGGGGCAAAGAAGGCTATGTGGGAGACGATGGCTATCATCGTTTAAATATATTAGATGTTCAGCGTTTGATTCGTTTTATGCCAAAAGCAGTGATTTGCGTTGTCAATGGTTGGGCAGTAGGAGGCGGGCATAGTTTGCATGTAGTGTGCGACATGACTTTAGCGAGCAAGGAGCACGCAATTTTCAAACAAACGGATGCCGATGTTACAAGTTTTGACGGAGGGTATGGTTCTGCTTATTTAGCTAAAATGGTGGGGCAGAAGCGTGCTAGGGAAATTTTCTTTTTAGGTAGAAATTATTCGGCGCAAGAAGCTTATGAAATGGGTATGGTCAATGCCGTGGTGCCGCACGACGAGCTAGAAGATACGGCGTATGAATGGGCACAAGAAATTTTGGCTAAATCTCCAATTTCAATCAAAATGTTGAAATTTGCAATGAACCTTACCGATGATGGAATGGTGGGGCAGCAAGTTTTTGCAGGCGAAGCTACTCGCTTGGCGTATATGACAGAGGAGGCAAAAGAAGGTCGCGATGCGTTTCTAGAAAAACGCAAACCAAACTTTGAGAAAAAATGGATTCCATAGGAATTTTAGATTTTTAGATAATTAAAAAACCGTTTCAAAATCATTTTTTTGAAACGGTTTTTCTGTTTTTAAGCTCTTTTGCAATCGATGTGAAGTTTTCGAAGTTTATTGCTAAAGGCTTCATCTTTCAATAGTGTTTCGATGTTTATATGCATTCTGTATTTCCATTTGTGAGGATATACAGATGGGATATTGATTCGCTCATCATCTTCGTTTGGATTGCGCAACTGTTCATCGATTCCTAAAAATTCTTGCAACGGAATCACACAAAGCATTGCAGGAGAATACAAATGCTGATGCAGGATTTCTTCTTGCAACTTAGGCGATAGTTCCTCTGGAGCTTTTCCGCTATGCCCCATCAAATTATTGTAGAAAAATTGTGTGTTTTCCTTATTTTCTCGCCACCATTGTCTCAGCGTGCTTGTGTCGTGAGAAGAAGGCGAAACTACGCACAAATACGGTGCATTTGCAGGGTGCGAAAAACGCTCGCCGTAAATTTTAGGCATACGCTGCACCTCGAGCGATAAAATAGCTAAATCGTTCATTACTTGAGGAACTACGCTTGGCACCATGCCCAAATCTTCGCCACATGTGAGCATTTGGCTTGCTTGTTTTAATGCAGGTAGTTTTTCTAAACCTTTTTCTTTCCAGAAAAATTCCTGTTTGTGGTAGAAATAATCTTCGTGCAATTGGCTCAGAATAATCTGTTGCCCCACGGGTAGGGATTTATAATTTTCGGTGTCAAACAAAGCAAATCTCGGGTGAAATGCCTCGTCATTTTTATCATCTTTTATGAAAAGCACATTTGCTATTAAATCATACAAAAGTGTAGTTTTAGGATTGTCATACCCTAAGGCTTTTTCGATTTTTCTTTGGGTATTAAATTCAGTTTTAAAATTAAAAGTTTCGCCATTTTTCACGAAGAAAGCTTCAATTATATCATCGGTTTCGTCCCCGAAAATTTTAGCTAAAATCTCTTGCGTTATGTATGGTTTATACAACCTCTCGATGGATAAGTCTACTCCTTTTTCTCTTAATTCATTTAGCGTAAATGGAATAGCAGGTTCAAACTTGCCTAAAATTCCTTGCACTTGCTCGGCTGGAATTTCCCAAATTCTGAAAAATCCTAAAATATGATCAATTCGGTAGGCGTCGAAATAAGTTTGCATAAACTGCAACCTTTTTTTCCACCACTCGAAATTAGTTTCTTTAAGTTTTTCCCAGTTATAAGTCGGGAAAGCCCAGTTTTGCCCCGTTACGGCAAAGGCATCGGGCGGAGCTCCCGCTTGCTGATTGGTGTGGAATAATTCAGGGTTTGCCCAAGTTTCTACACTGTTTCGGTAGACGCCAATTGGCAAATCGCCTTTTATGGCAATTCCCATTTGGTGCAATTCTTTCACGGCAAGGCTCAGTTGCTCGTGCAATTGCCACTGAACATAGCAGAATTTCAGCGTTTCGGCGTAAAACTGACTGTCTTTGGTGAAAAATTTATTTAAAGTTGATTTTGAAATCTTTTTATATTTCCCCCATTTATTGCTGTCCACGGTTTTGAAATGGTCTCGCAATGCACAAAACGCCGTATAAGGATAAAGCCACTCTTTGTTTTCAGCGATAAATTCGTTGAAATTCTTATTTTTTTCTAATTTCTTAAAGTGTTTTTGCACATAAGTGGCAATAAAATCATTTTTAAAGGCATTTACTTTTTCATAGGATACGCCAGTTTCTTGATTTAATTTTTCTTTGGCTTTATAGATTTTTTCAAGTTCTGCATGGGTGAGTTTGTAGTTCAGTTTTTCTAAACACAAATACATCGGGTGCAGAGCAAATACCGAAATGGCAGCATAAGGGTAGCAGTCAGACCAATCATGGCTCACGGTGGTGTCGTGGATTGGTAACAGTTGAATCAGAGAGAAACCTGCATTTTTGCACCATTTTCCAAACGGAATTAAATCTAAAAATTCTCCCACGCCTAAATCTTGTTCACTTCTGAGCGAAAAAACAGGAATTGCCACGCCACTACCACGATAGCGTTTGTCGGCAGGTTGTCTAAAATTATTGTCGCTCACGATTACAAAATCTTCATCTGATTGATTCGGCGCTACCCAGCGATTTTCTCCTTCTTCGTAATAGGAAATTTGCTGATTTTCTGTATTGTAAACAGCGTATTTATAAGCGGAATAATTGTTTTCGGCAGATAAATCAACATCTATGCTCCATTTGCCATCGCCTTGAGGATTGAGGAAAATTGCATTTTCTTCTTTCCAAAAACCTAACCCATCGGCATCGCCTAAAATCACCAATCGCTCGTTTGGATCAAAGAGCGGAAAAGTAATCTCAAAGCGGTGTGTATTTTTCTTTAACGCCCGAGTTGTTACTTTCTCATATTCAGGAAAAATATTTTTGAAGAACAAAGTCGAGAGATTAAACTCTGGCATGCTTGGCGTGTTCCAAGAATCATGTAGAATATGATTTTTGCTTTTTAAAACGGGCGAAAAATGACGGATTCCCCATTCTTCGGTTACAGAATTGTCTCGTTTATCTTTTAAAATATAATGATAATCAAATTTTTTGTAAGGAATTTCCAATTCAATTGCCCAAGTATCTTTGCCCACATATTGCATAGGCAAAGCGGTCTCGATGGTGTTTCCCACATTTTTTAGGCTAGTGGAAAGATATAAATCTTGCCCCTCCACCGATTTAAAGTTTAATATAAAGCGTGTTTTCAAAATAAATATTTTGGCACAAGTTAATAAATTTATACTAAATGGAATTATAATTTTTTTGAGCGATTACAATTTGTTACTTTTGTGCAGATTTTTGAAGACTAATATGGCAAAACAAAATAACACAACCCAAACACCTAGATTCTCTATTTTTAAAATGATTGTAGGGCTTCTTTCGCTCTTTTTGGGCTTCACCCTTTTGATCTCATTTGTTTCCTATTTAATGAATTGGAAATCAGATCAAAGTCAGGTAGGGATTTGGAAAGATCCAAGCGTGGAAGTGAACAATTTATTAGGAAAAATGGGTGCTTGGCTTGGGGAAACTTTCATCTACGAAAAATTAGGTTTTGCAGCATTATTTATTCCTGTTTGGTTAATCATTTTGGGAATGATAATTATCTTTAAAATTCAGAAAATTAAATTTTTACGCTTAACGCTAAATTTCTTATTTTTCTGTATTTGGCTGCCACCATTTCTTAATTTAATCTTTGTAAACGACAATATTTGGGGTGGAAGAATGGGGCTTGAAATTGCCGATTATTTAAAAAACATCATCGGAATCATCGGTTTTGTTTTGGTTTTATTTTTCACCTTTTTGCTTTATGCCATCATCGAATGGAAAATCACGCCAGACAAAGTGCGTTCTGCCATGCCAAAAATGCCTGAGCGTGCACTAAAAGAAGAAGCAGAATCGGTAGAAAATGACTTGAACGAGGCTCCCGTGGAAGAAAAAGTGCCTGAAGTTGAAAAGCCAAAAAATACCATAAAAAACGATTTTGCAGAAAAACTGCCTACTCAAAATACTTTTAAAAGTGATGAGGAAGAAGTGGAATTTGTAATTAAACAAAAGCCAGAATCTGTGCCTTCAGCACCGTCGTTCCAAGTGGAGCAACCGCAAGAGCCGAGCATGGAAGATGCAGAAAATGATTTTGAGCCAGAAATCAAAGAAATCATTATAGAAGATGATGACGAAGATGAATTTGAATTATTTGCTACGCCAAGCACTCCAGCATCTGCCACGCCCGTGTCTGATGTGAAAATGCAGGTGGAAAGTGCACCAGAAGAGGAAGAGCTAGAGCCCGAAGAAATTAGCCAAAACTTGGTGCAGCAATATGGCGAATACGATCAGCGTTTGGATTTGTCTAATTACAAATACCCTACCATTGATTTGCTCATAGATTATAATCAAGGCAAAAAACGCTCAATCGACCAAAGTGAATTGGAGGCAAACAAAGACCGAATTGTTGAAACTTTAAGCAATTATAAAATCAATATAGCATCGATTAAAGCGACGGTAGGGCCCACGGTGACTTTGTACGAAATCGTGCCAGAAGCGGGTGTGAGAATTTCTAAAATTAAAAACTTAGAAGATGATATTGCGCTAAGTTTAAGTGCATTAGGGATTAGGATTATTGCGCCAATTCCAGGGCGTGGAACCATAGGTATCGAGGTGCCAAATAATAATCCTACCATGGTGTCGATGCGATCTGTAATTGCTTCACAAAAATTTCAAACAGCAGAAATGGAATTGCCAATCGCCTTTGGAAAGACAATTTCAAATGAAACTTTTGTGGCAGATTTAGCTAAAATGCCTCACTTATTGATGGCGGGGGCAACGGGACAAGGTAAGTCTGTGGGAATCAATGCAATTATTTCTTCGCTTTTATACAAGAAACATCCATCTGAATTAAAATTTGTGATGGTGGACCCCAAAAAAGTGGAATTAGCCCTTTATAATAAAATAGAAAGACATTTCTTGGCTAAATTACCAGGAAGTGAGGACGCAATTATTACGGATAATCAAAAAGTTATCAATACTTTAAACTCGCTTTGTATCGAGATGGACGACCGCTACGATTTGTTGAAAAATGCGGGCGTAAGAAACATTAAGGAATACAATGCTAAATTCAAGAAAAGAAGATTAAACCCAAATGATGGGCATCGCTATTTGCCTTATATTGTTCTAGTGGTAGATGAATTTGCCGATTTGATTATGACGGCAGGGAAAGAAATCGAGGCTCCAATCGCTCGTTTGGCTCAGTTGGCTCGTGCTGTGGGCATTCACTTGATAATTGCTACTCAGCGTCCTTCGGTGAATGTAATTACGGGGATGATTAAAGCTAACTTCCCGTCTCGTGCAGCGTTTAGAGTAACTTCAAAAATCGATTCTAGAACTATTTTGGACAGCGGAGGAGCCGAGCAATTAATTGGAAAAGGAGATATGCTCTATACACAAGGAAATGACTTGGTGCGTTTGCAATGTGCTTTTGTCGATACGCCTGAGGTGGAGAGCATTGCGGAATACATCGGCGGACAAAAAGGATATCCAGATGCGTTTTTGTTGCCAGAGTATGAGGGCGAAACAAGCGATTCGAGTTTGGATTTAGACCCAAGTGAGCGAGATGCGTTGTTTGAAGAGGCGGCGCGTATTGTGGTAAACTCTCAGCAAGGTTCTGCCTCTATGTTGCAGCGTAAACTTAAAATTGGATATAACCGAGCTGGGCGCATCATTGATCAGCTAGAGGCAAACAATATTGTGGGGCCTTTTGAGGGGAGCAAAGCCCGTGAGGTGTTAATCGCAGATGAATATACTTTGGAACAATTATTGAAAAATGATTGATTGTATTTATTAAAAACGAAAACAGATGAAAAAGTTATTTTATACCACATGTTTAGCCTTATTTAGCATTGCAACTTTTGCTCAGAGTGCACAGCAGATTTTGGACAATGTGATCGAGCACTACAAAAAGCAGAAGAGTTTTTACATAAAATTCCAAAGCCAATTGGTGAATAATGATTCCAAAACAAAAGATGCCTATGCCGGAGAAGTGTATGTGAAGGGAGATAAATACAACCTCACGGTGCCAAAAATGGATATTCGCCAGATTTATGATGGTAAAAAACTTTATACCATCTCTAGCGAAAACCAAGAAGTAACGGTGAGCAAACCAGAGAAGGGGAGCGATGAGCTTTTTACCCCAACTCGTGTTTTTGACATTTACAAAGATGGCTATACTTTAAGTTTGGATAAAAAACAAGGAAATGTTCAATACATAAAATTGGTTCCGACTAAAAAATCTGAGCTTAAATATATCATCGTAGGAGTAGATACCAAGAAAAATCAATTGGTGAGCCTGTCTCAAACCAATCATAAAAATACCACAACCACATTTACTGTTCAGAAACAGGTAGACGATATCATTATTCCAAGTGCTCTTTTAAATTTTAGTAAAAAATTCTATAAAGATTACTACATTTCAGAGATTTAAAATTATATGATTAAAAAGCTAGACTGGTACGGAATCCGCACTTTTTTTGGACCATTTATATTTATATTCAGCGTGCTGTTTTTTATATTCATGGTTCAATTTGCTTGGCAAGAGATGGATATGTTTGCGGGCAAAGGCTTAGATATAGGAACAATATTTAAACTACTTTTTTATTTAGGGCTCACCGTAATTCAGTTTGTATTGCCACTTACGGTGTTGCTTTCAGCTATTATGACTTATGGAGGCTTTGGTGAGCGATATGAGCTTGCCGCAATGAAGTCTTCTG
Coding sequences within:
- the rplU gene encoding 50S ribosomal protein L21, translated to MYAIVEIAGLQYKVEQDQQLYVNRLKGEAGETIVLDKVLLTDNGSVTVGAPVIDGLTVEAKIVEHVKGDKVVIFKKKRRKGYKKKTGFRASLTKIEILSIGGVKGEKPAKKAKATPAKSSAKVKKDDLTIVEGIGPKVQELFNENGISTLEELAAKKPEELKAILEPKGGIYAAMDTETWPKQAQMAAEGKIEELKAWQDELKGGK
- the rpmA gene encoding 50S ribosomal protein L27; amino-acid sequence: MAHKKGVGSSKNGRESESKRLGVKIFGGQNAVAGNIIVRQRGTKHHPGNNVGIGKDHTLFALVNGKVVFTKKRDNRSYVSVEPYVD
- a CDS encoding 1,4-dihydroxy-2-naphthoyl-CoA synthase, with product MSTINWENVEKFNFTDITYKKCNGVARIAFNRPEVRNAFRPKTTAELLQAFHDAQEDTSIGVVLLSSEGPSSKDGVYSFCSGGDQKARGKEGYVGDDGYHRLNILDVQRLIRFMPKAVICVVNGWAVGGGHSLHVVCDMTLASKEHAIFKQTDADVTSFDGGYGSAYLAKMVGQKRAREIFFLGRNYSAQEAYEMGMVNAVVPHDELEDTAYEWAQEILAKSPISIKMLKFAMNLTDDGMVGQQVFAGEATRLAYMTEEAKEGRDAFLEKRKPNFEKKWIP
- a CDS encoding 4-alpha-glucanotransferase — encoded protein: MKTRFILNFKSVEGQDLYLSTSLKNVGNTIETALPMQYVGKDTWAIELEIPYKKFDYHYILKDKRDNSVTEEWGIRHFSPVLKSKNHILHDSWNTPSMPEFNLSTLFFKNIFPEYEKVTTRALKKNTHRFEITFPLFDPNERLVILGDADGLGFWKEENAIFLNPQGDGKWSIDVDLSAENNYSAYKYAVYNTENQQISYYEEGENRWVAPNQSDEDFVIVSDNNFRQPADKRYRGSGVAIPVFSLRSEQDLGVGEFLDLIPFGKWCKNAGFSLIQLLPIHDTTVSHDWSDCYPYAAISVFALHPMYLCLEKLNYKLTHAELEKIYKAKEKLNQETGVSYEKVNAFKNDFIATYVQKHFKKLEKNKNFNEFIAENKEWLYPYTAFCALRDHFKTVDSNKWGKYKKISKSTLNKFFTKDSQFYAETLKFCYVQWQLHEQLSLAVKELHQMGIAIKGDLPIGVYRNSVETWANPELFHTNQQAGAPPDAFAVTGQNWAFPTYNWEKLKETNFEWWKKRLQFMQTYFDAYRIDHILGFFRIWEIPAEQVQGILGKFEPAIPFTLNELREKGVDLSIERLYKPYITQEILAKIFGDETDDIIEAFFVKNGETFNFKTEFNTQRKIEKALGYDNPKTTLLYDLIANVLFIKDDKNDEAFHPRFALFDTENYKSLPVGQQIILSQLHEDYFYHKQEFFWKEKGLEKLPALKQASQMLTCGEDLGMVPSVVPQVMNDLAILSLEVQRMPKIYGERFSHPANAPYLCVVSPSSHDTSTLRQWWRENKENTQFFYNNLMGHSGKAPEELSPKLQEEILHQHLYSPAMLCVIPLQEFLGIDEQLRNPNEDDERINIPSVYPHKWKYRMHINIETLLKDEAFSNKLRKLHIDCKRA